One Ranitomeya variabilis isolate aRanVar5 chromosome 4, aRanVar5.hap1, whole genome shotgun sequence genomic window, AGTAGGGCAGCTGGCTGACCTGGAGGAGAAACAGGACGAATGGGAGTGATGCAGTGATCGGAACAGTAATCTCCCCAGCGCAAGGTTTCTCCAGTCCTCCAATTTAAAACCGGTTCATGAGTCTGGAACCAGGGCAAACCTAGAAGTaaggggtgagacaaaccaggcaaAACATAAAAACAGATTTATTCTTTTTCTGAATGCGTTAGACCTACCTAAAGTTCCACTGGCTCAGTCTGGAAATGCACGGGCTTGATCAGGGGTTTACCATCTACGGAAGTCACTAGCAGCAGATTTGGAAGGCGGTGAACTGGAATCTGGTAACAGTCCACAACTGCTTGCTGAATGAGGTTCCCAGCGGCTCCGCAATCCAAGTGACAACATTCTGAGAATTTAACTGTGCCGAAGGATACGGAAACAGTCATTTGCAGACATGGAGAAAAATGATCTTTACCCTGGGAAGCCTCTCCTAccgaccctaggcactggagttttcCGACCTCTCCATAAGCAGATCCGATCCTCTGAACTACCACAGTAGAAACATCTCCCTTCCACGTGGCGCGCCTCCAGGCACTGCCTAGCCAAGCTCACTTGCATTGGTTCTGGAAGAGAGACTGGAGACCAAGATCCATACAATAAGGTCTCTTCTCCTGCTTGTACTCCCTGGAACGTTCTTGAAACCGAAGATCAATCCGAGTTGCTAAAGATATCAGGTCATTCAGATTTGCAGGAGAAACTCGGCCTGCCAGCTCGCCCTTTATTCTCCTGAACAAACATTCCCAAAAGGTAGCCACCAAGGCCTCGTCATTCCAGGATAACTCTGAGGAAAGGGTCCGTAAACTAACTGCATACTGAGCCACCATGAGATTCTCCTGACAAAGATGAAGAAGCTGTCAAGGAAGTACTGCTAGGCTTGTCGAAGGTCCTGTGGAACACTTCTAAGGAAGACTGAAGGTTATTAACCAGATGATCCTCTCTCTCCCACTGCAGATTTAACAAGGCGAGTGCCGCTCCAGCGAGGTGTGACATAATGAAGCCCACCTTGGCCTGTTCAGAAACGAACATATGCACCAGGAGTTCAAAATGCAGCGTGCATTGATTAATGTACCCTCGACATTGGGTGGGGTCGCCATTAAACCGAGGAGATGCCAGATGAAGTCCTTTACCTGCCATGCAACAGGGAACTTGGTAGCCGGTGGTCGTGACGGGAGTAGCCAAGGATATCAACAAGTCCATACGTGTAGACAAGTTGCATAGATAGGTCGTAATCTTGTCCTGCTGATCTTTCAGGCGAGAAACCTCATGGCACAACTCTGCTTCGGCCACGGAACCCGCTGGGTCCCATGCACCTCCAGCTGCATTCTGTAAcaaatggaagcggaggcacagatggtgaagtgcaCATTCGGCAGGACGACAGGGAGCAGACTAAGAGTGGGGGCTCCGCTGAGGTACGGGCGTCACAGCGGGGTAACGGAGACCACGGCGGGGCCCCTGTGCGGGCACAGTTGTTacacatactgccagactggatggtactactggtcaaaggcaccctaatcttagtggttGGATCAAGCCTGCATCACCCAGAGATTCTGGTTCCAATGTCTCCTCCATTACTAGCGCTGCCTACAAAGATGCGCCTGGTGACAGAAGCAAACTTTGTTGGAGCAGATCACAGAGAAGATGTGACACACCATCTGCAGAAGCCCTAATGTGATAAGATttcagaaaaccagagcagtataaggctatgtgcacaccttgctgatttgggtgcagaattctctgcacaaaatctgcatctcctggcagaaaacacaggtgcagatttgatgcgtttttcttgcgcatttgctgcggatttcatgcgtttttttacccctgcggatttctataatgcaatgggtgcagaaacgcggcagaactgcacaaaagaagtgacatggtccttttttgaagctGTTGCGTTTTCAGTGCAGAttagcacagaatttttttttgccaaatcacttgcagatctgcatcgtttctgcgcggaaaaaaatgctacagttccgcaggaaatctgcaacatgtgcacataggctTAATCTCCATaagttgactccattttggaaaatataaCCCTCAGAGAATGTCTATTGGAGTAGTGACTATTTTTGATTCCACATGCATTTTACGGAAAATAGCATGCAGTGGATGCAGAAGAAAGAAAATTGCAAATATGTCCTTTTATTGCCCAccgcatagtgcccagattgtgctcctggAGACACACACaacgtaaattaagtgggttcttctcactatagtaatgccaaatacatggatgctaaatgtggtttgggcacacggcaaggctcagaagcgagggggaAATTTCATTTTGGGAGGGATGTTATTGGTGGATTGGTTTATGGAATCCATGTTGCTTTGCAAGAACTTTTGAGCTTCTAATAATGTTCAAACCTCTGTTTTTCTACTGACAAATGATGGacgtgagtggggacttgtttttttgtgagatgaatagaagtttttattgcttttattgtcatttacataataattttttctggctttttattccatatttaggaggcagaatgaacaaacagttgaacaccatgcttcacttattcattctatgagattttctattagactgtgaactgtcattgtctccgTGAATAATTTAATGTTTCTCTACAACTTGCAATTTTTACATATCGTTTAAATACAAATGTTAAATAACATTtaaggatattttattcaaaattattttttttttttatcttggcagatgactgtaccaggatatCAGagagacagctgacatcttcagtttttaaatcagatgatcttgagatcgcacaggatacaattgaagtgaatgccattactgcaGATATaacatcatccattcacagcaaacatctgtcatctgatcctttgaaacaggtcctgtcttctgacttATTAGAGACTACTCAGGGTCACAAAATATGCAATAAAAAACGAAATACTCCTAAatcaaagaagccattttcatgttcagaacatGGAAACCGTTTTCCCATTGAAAAGTGTTTTCTTAAACATCCAAAAATTCACACAGCGGAGAAaatattttcttgttccaagtgtgggaaaagttttaagcagaaatcagatcttgttagacaccaaataagtcacacaggggagaagcctttttcatgttcagaatgtgggaaatgttttaatctgaaagggaatcttgttatacaccaaagaagtcacacagggaagaagcctttttcatgttcagaatgtgggaaatgttttgatcAGAAAGGGAGTCTTGTTATACacaaaagaacccacacaggggtgaaacctttttcatgttcagaatgcgggaaatgttttaatcagaaagggaatcttgttatacaccaaagaagtcacacagggaagaagcctttttcatgtacagaatgtgggaaatgttttgatcAGAAAGGGAGTCTTGTTATACacaaaagaacccacacaggggtgaaacctttttcatgttcagaatgcgggaaatgttttactctgaaagggaatcttgttatacaccaaagaagtcacacagggaagaagcctttttcatgttcagaatgtgggaaatgttttgatcTGAAAGAgagtcttgttagacaccaaagaacccacacaggggtaaaacctttttcatgttcagaatgcgggaaatgttttaatcagaaagggaatcttgttatacaccaaagaacccacacaggggtaaaacctttttcatgttcagaatgtgggaaatgttttaatcagaaagcgcatcttgatattcaccagagaatccacacaggagagaagcctttttcctgttcagaatgtgggaaatattttaaccagaaaagcAGTCTAGGtttacaccagagaacccacacaggggtgaagcctttttcttgttcagaatgtgggaaatattttacccaGAAATGCAGTCTTGTTATACacgaaagaacccacacaggggagaagcagtTTTGATGTTCTGAATGTAGCAAATGTTTTAACAATAAATCGTGTCTTGAtgggcaccagagaacccacacagggaagaagcctttttcatgttcagaatgtataaaatattttacaaagaaatCAGATTTAgtcaagcaccagagaactcacacagagggtgcagcctttttcctgtttggaatgtgggaaatgttttgtaaagAAATCATATCTTCTTagtcaccaaagaattcacacaggggagaagcctttttcatgttattaatgtaggaaatgttttacacTAAAATCAACTcttaaacatcagagaagtcacacaaggGAGAacccttttttatgttcagaatgttgcaaatattttaaacaaaaattgtatttcttaaagggattgtccattactaggacaatgCTTTGTCATTCCTAATGTTTGGCCTATTTCAAATAAAACCACTCATTCACTTTCCGTGCCGGCTCCGTTACAGTGGTCTTGGCACTCACGTTTTCAGAGCTCATGTGAGGCTATTCACTGTTCCCACCTTCGGATGTATTGAACATCAATAGGGAGCCAGGGCTGCGTCTTCTCTCTGACTTTGATTGACATGTCCAAAGGTGGAGTTAGTGAACCAAGTTTAAGAATGTACTTGCTTTTAAAATGTGTTTGGTATTTTATTAGTCTTTTTTATATGTTTCCCCCATCCTTAAATACATTTGTCCTGCATGTATCAACCAAGAAAGAAAAAGACTTTTTGATATGACTATATtttaacttaaaaaaataaaaataaagaattcaTCATTGTAAACGTCTTGAAATTGTGGAACAGAAGCTGGATAAATCCCctttaaacatcaaaaatcccacacagaaAGAAACCATTATGAAACCTAGAGTGTGAAAAATAAATGACTGGAAATCTGATTTTGATGACCATCAAAAATAAATCAGTGAGAAACTAAAtatattattgacaaattgtaaaaaaaaaaataacagtcataattaaatgagaaagtgtaattaatagggatgagcgagcgtgctcggtgaTACTTTGATATCACTTGAGTACCTGAGTGCTTGGAAATACTCGGTGAGCATTAGCCGTTGCATTGAAGGCATTtaaactgaacatacatttcagtaggcagggccggctccaggtttttgagagccccgggcgaaagagtctcagtgggcccccctctttaacacataccacgattcatgatccacagatacagcagagaaatataccatagccaagtagcatataacccagcccatgtagcatataacacagcccatgtagcatataacacagcccatgtagcatataacacagcccatgtagcatataacacagcctatgtagcatataacacagcccacgtagcatatagcacagccacgtaacatatagcacaggccacatagtatatatcacagcccatgtagcatatagcagagcccacgtagcatatagcagagcccacgtagcatatagcagagcccacgtagcatatagcagagccaacgtagcatatagcacagccacgtagcatataacacagccacgtagcatatagcacagccacgtagcatataccagcccacgtagtatatagcacagcccacgcagtgtatagcacagcccacgcagtatatagcaagcccacgcagtgtatagaacagcccacgcagtgtatagcacagtccacgcagtgtatagcactgcccacatagtatatagcacagcccacgcagtgtatatcacagcccacgtagtatataacagcccacgcagtgtataacatcccacgtagtatataacagcccacgcagtgtataacagccacgcagtgtataacagccacgtagtatataacacaggccacgtagtatataacacaggccacatagtatataacacagcccacgtagtatatagcacagccacgtagtatattgcccagccatgtatattgcacatctacctagtatacagcacagcccacgtagtatatggcacaggcctgggccgtgacgtagtatataacacagaccacgtacgtagtatataactcagccagcCATTTACAGGCAATCTAGGCTAGGACTACAACCAGGCTCACAGCAGGCTGCATCTGACCCCCACCCACCCCGCAATGCGTTGGGACCAGGAACTTGGAGGAAGACTCACTCTTCACTCAATGCTTCACTTCGCCATTGCTTCGGTTCCGTTGTGGACACAGCCTGGGACCGGGTGCAccgtccgtgcacctgactgcAGCTCCTTCCTCCTGCTCCTCTTTCTGCTTGGTGCTGCCTGCGCCTGCAGCCGGATCTCTTCTCTGAGCTCTTAGGATGACGAACTCTCACGTGACCGGAAGTGACAGGACAGAGCGagcgccggcccggaagtgactcgtatccatggtgatggcggcgccggcggtgactggtgagtattgcagctgcGTGAAACTCAGTCCCAGGCCCGGTCCGGAAGTGACTCACTctgcgtatccatggtgacggtcccGACTCCCGGAGGTGAGTATTCCTGCTGCAGCTGCGCACCGTAAATGGCCCCCCCgtcttgccagggccccggcacttgaccCGGTATGCCGGGTGCTTATGCCGGCCCTGGGGTTAtaatgtattctaatttactgggataatgacttttcatttcatgagttttcattggctgtaagcgataatcattaacattaacagaaataaacgctcgaaatagatcactctgtttgtaatgactatataatatatgcgtttcactttttgtattgaagaactgaaataaattaactttttgatgatattttaactttgtgagaagcacctgtacgtaCCAAAATCCAGCAAGTTAGATTCTGGTGTTACAGATCTTTGAAAATAAATTTGCTTTTATCCTTCCatactgtaacatttttattctgcagtaacctgtttagtaaaaattcatccTTTTCATATCGCTGGTTTACATGGCTGACAATTCCagtgacctcttgatttttatcagggtCTGAATTTGGCAGTTGTTGGTGATCAGATTCAGGGGCTGACGAGATGTAAAGTTGTTGGTTCCTTTGCATCGTGTTTAGCATGAACCAAGTATTTCTGTACTACGACATTAATTTTCACGTCATGGTGCATGTCTCGGCATTGTAAAATCTCTCTAATCTCATTACCAAGGTGACAAATAACACCCCGTCATATGTTATCTGTAATAGGGGGTCTTAGTTTGGTTAGATCCTTTTTTAGGttaggccatgtgagggcttcttttttgcaggacgagttgtagttttgaacgacaccattggttttaccatgtcgataacgggaaaaaaattccaaatgcggtgaaattgcaaaaaaaagtgcaatcccacacttgttttttgtgtgacttttttgttaggttcactaaatgctaaaattgacctgctattatgattctccaggtcattacgagtttatagacaccaaacatttctaggttattttttatctaagtggtgaaaataaattccaatgtttgctaaaaaataaaatcgcgcaattttccgatacccgtagcgtctccatttttcatgatctggggtcgggtgagagcttCTTTTTTGTGTGCCAATGTGATGTTTTtttttataccacttttgtgcagatacgttcttttgatcgcccattattgaattttaatgcaatgtcgcagcgaccaaaaaaaggtaattctggggttttgattttttttctcgctacgccgtttagcgatcaagttaatacttttttctattgatagatcgtgcgattctgaacgtggtgataccaaatatgtgtaggtttgatttatttttattttttttaaattcattattTAAGAAGTTTTTCATAACACAGCATAACAAAAACAAGGTTGGTGGCCCACAACGGCCACTCAAGGTAAACAATGAAAGGTTGGATTACACTGTTGATCCAGAAAATGACAAGGGCGACACTGTAACAAAGAGGAAAAACAACTGGATCAGCATCTTGTAAACGGCCTGTGGATAAACCATAGAACTGTATAAACAAGAGGGAG contains:
- the LOC143767954 gene encoding uncharacterized protein LOC143767954; amino-acid sequence: MWSAALQVENIFYIKIFFLNYPLRMDMDRDKMAERIIHLTLEILFRLTGEDYIVVKKTSKERCQDPVSEGWGRPLSPIMGPPPHPLMHENINDQKILELTYKMIELLTGEVPIRCQDVAVYFSMEEWEYLEGHKDLYKDVMMEVPQPLTSPVLSSKRTTPERCPHPLLPQDCTQEDPNVPQDHQGEDLTHSNTTETYVKGDEWCKEEIPTYDYPGGNPQPEDNSHSPTFRIQGNTCKENGTAAKKSMHDMATQKTQGKSPQDDCTRISERQLTSSVFKSDDLEIAQDTIEVNAITADITSSIHSKHLSSDPLKQVLSSDLLETTQGHKICNKKRNTPKSKKPFSCSEHGNRFPIEKCFLKHPKIHTAEKIFSCSKCGKSFKQKSDLVRHQISHTGEKPFSCSECGKCFNLKGNLVIHQRSHTGKKPFSCSECGKCFDQKGSLVIHKRTHTGVKPFSCSECGKCFNQKGNLVIHQRSHTGKKPFSCTECGKCFDQKGSLVIHKRTHTGVKPFSCSECGKCFTLKGNLVIHQRSHTGKKPFSCSECGKCFDLKESLVRHQRTHTGVKPFSCSECGKCFNQKGNLVIHQRTHTGVKPFSCSECGKCFNQKAHLDIHQRIHTGEKPFSCSECGKYFNQKSSLGLHQRTHTGVKPFSCSECGKYFTQKCSLVIHERTHTGEKQF